The genomic segment CGGCGAAGTCTGGCCGGGCATCGCGCATGCCTTGCATTGTTACCTGTTTAAGAAACGAAAGGAAATAGATGATTAACTTGGACACCCTGGAAACATTAGTCGCTGCATCGCTGGTACTGTTGCTGGGTCGTAAGCTGGTGTCGGCTTCTTCGCTGCTGAAGACCTACAGCATTCCGGAGCCGGTTGTGGGCGGTTTGCTGATCGCATTGCTGTTGTTTGCACTGCGTAGTTTCTCGAGTGTTCAGGTGCAATTCGACGGCAGCCTGCAGGGGCCGTTGATGCTGGCCTTTTTTGCGACCATCGGCCTGAACGCCAATCTTGCCAGCCTGAAAGCCGGCGGCCGTACGCTGGCATTGTTCCTGGTTGTAGTGCTGGGTTTGCTGGTGTTGCAGGACACAATCGGCATCGGCATGGCAAAGATGATGGGACTCGACCCTCTGATCGGTTTGCTGGGAGCGTCTATTTCGCTATCGGGTGGTCATGGTACGGGCGCTGCCTGGGGCCGGGTGTTTTCCGAGCGCCACGGCTTGGCGGCAGCGACCGAAATTGCGATTGCCTGCGCCACTTTCGGCCTGATATTGGGTGGCTTGATCGGCGGGCCGGTGGCCGGGTTTCTGGTCAAGCGCGTCAAATTGCCGGGTGCCGAGTCTGCGACGGCGAATCACGACAGAACGCCGTTGAGTTTCGAGCAGCCTAAAGCCGAACAGCTGATCACGCCGCAAGCCTTCATCGAAGCGCTGGCATTGATCGCGGTCAGTCTTTCGGCCGGCACGCTGATTGCCAACCAATTGAATGGCACGGCGTTTGAATTGCCGACTTTTGTCTGTGTGTTGTTCGTCGGCGTTTTGCTCAGTAACGGCTTGTCGCTGCTGGCCGGCTACAAGATTTTCGAGCGCGCCATCTTGTTGCTGGGTAATGTCAGTTTGTCCCTGTTCCTGGCGATGGCGTTGATGAGCTTGCGCCTGTGGGACCTGGCGTCGCTGGCGTTACCGGTCTTGTTGATCCTGGCGGTGCAGGCCGCAGCCATGGCGGCTTATGCCGTCTTCGTGACGTTCCGCATCATGGGCAAGAACTATGACGCGGCCGTGCTGGCGGCCGGTCACTGCGGCTTTGGCCTGGGCGCGACACCGACCGCGATTGCCAACATGCAGGCGGTGACAGACCGCTTCGGTCCTTCGCCGCTGGCGTTTCTGGTGGTGCCGATGGTGAGCGCATTCTTCATCGATATTGCGAATGCGATTGTCATCAAACTGTTCCTGGCGTTGCCGATATATAACTGACACTAACAGGCTGTTGCGAACACAGATGGCTAGGCGCTCCGACGAAGACAGTACGAGTAGTACGGCCAGGAGGGTGCAGCAGGGGGTTCAGACGACACTGTCGTCTGCCTGCGGAACGCCCCGGGCTTGCAAGCCCGGGCGCGCCCTGCAAGGGCAACAACGCCAGGTTGATTTTTCAACAGCCTCTAAGCTAGCCGAGGCGGGTTGAATCGGGAATGCCGTCCAGTCACTGGCGACTATAATCA from the Collimonas arenae genome contains:
- the gltS gene encoding sodium/glutamate symporter, with protein sequence MINLDTLETLVAASLVLLLGRKLVSASSLLKTYSIPEPVVGGLLIALLLFALRSFSSVQVQFDGSLQGPLMLAFFATIGLNANLASLKAGGRTLALFLVVVLGLLVLQDTIGIGMAKMMGLDPLIGLLGASISLSGGHGTGAAWGRVFSERHGLAAATEIAIACATFGLILGGLIGGPVAGFLVKRVKLPGAESATANHDRTPLSFEQPKAEQLITPQAFIEALALIAVSLSAGTLIANQLNGTAFELPTFVCVLFVGVLLSNGLSLLAGYKIFERAILLLGNVSLSLFLAMALMSLRLWDLASLALPVLLILAVQAAAMAAYAVFVTFRIMGKNYDAAVLAAGHCGFGLGATPTAIANMQAVTDRFGPSPLAFLVVPMVSAFFIDIANAIVIKLFLALPIYN